Within the Clostridium scatologenes genome, the region ATTTTATATTTAAAAATCAATGTACAATCACCATTAATACCAAAGAAGCTTTTTATAAATATTACTGATACTCCATTTAAAACTACTAAAATAATTGCAGCTATTAACACTACAATCCATTTTGACATATAAATTCTTCTTCTTTCAACTGGTCTTGCTATCATTTGTTTCCAGGTATTTTCATTATATTCCGTATAATTTACAATAACTGCTACTACAACAATAGACAAGCTTAGAAGCATAAACCAAAAGGTAGAAAGATGATTTTCATAAATTAAAGCTTCTAATCTACCATTAACTCCAATATGAGCTAGTTGCTTTATATGATCATTGGACATTAGAAAATCAACTCTAATATATAAATCTGCAAATAACATAGCAAATGAAAGAATAGGAATGAAAAAAACTCCCTTCCATAGCACTGATCTTTTATATTTCATTAATTCAGATTTTAAAATTGATATGAAGCTCATTTAATTTCTCCTCCTTCAGTAAGGTCAAGAAATATTTCTTCAAGTGATTTTTGCACTTCTACAAATTTAAATATTTTATTGTCATCTAATATTAACTGTTTTAAAATATCATCAGCTTCTCTGCCTTCAGGTTGCAAAAAAATATCTTTATCTTTCAACTTAAATTTGCATCCATAGTTATTTAATGTGTTTATAGTCTCTTGTAGATTTTTTGATCCTATACAAAGTTCTCCTTTACTTTTAGCATGCAACTCCTCAAGTGTTCCTTGAAACAATATATTTCCTCTATTTATAATTCCAATGTCATCTGCTATAAGTTCAATTTCGCTTAAATTGTGGCTAGATATAATCACTGTCATATCATAAATCTTTGGAAGTTTTTTAATAAGGCCTCTTATTTCATGAATTCCTGATGGATCAAGTCCATTAGTAGGTTCATCCAATATTAAAAGCTCAGGTTTTGATATTAAAGCTTGTGCAATTCCTAATCTCTGCTTCATTCCTAATGAAAATTTACTTACTTGTCTATTTTTCCATTCAGTAAGCTTTACCACTTCTAGAACTTCATCAATATACTTATGGTCAAGTTCTAAAAGTTCTGCCGTTACTTGAAGATTTTCATAAGCTGTTAAATTTCCATAATAGGATGGTGCCTCTACCATAGAGCCTACCTTTTTCAAAATATCTATTCTATTTTTTCTCAAATCCATACCAAAAATTTTAACTTGTCCTTTTGTAGGTTTTATAAGTCCCAAAAGCATTCTTATAGTTGTTGATTTTCCTGCACCATTAGGTCCTAAAAAGCCATAAACCCTTCCTTTTTTAACTGTTAAATTTATGCCATTTACCGCTTTAAAATCTTTAAATTTCTTTGTTAAATTTACTGTTTCTATAATTTTTTCTGACATTACTGCTCCTCCTTTAATTGAGTTATATTTATATACTAAAGGTCCAAACTTAAATTTCATTTATGGCAACCTTAACGGAACCTTAAAATTATTTCCTTAATCTAAAAGAAAACATAAATAATGTTATAATTATAATTAGATTTTTAGTAAAAAAGATGCCTTAATTTTTTATGGATTTATTAATTACAGCGAAAGGAAGTGATTTTTAGCGAGAGTTAAATGCTTGTTTACTCTCACTAAAATATACATGTATAATATTTTAGATAGAAAAATACTTTTAATTGATGATGAAATAGAACTATTAAAACTTATGGAAACAGTTTTGAAAAAAGAAGGTTTTAGAAGAATAGCTAAAGCTACAAACGGCACAGATGGCATAAAAGCATGTAAAATGGAAAATCCAGATATAATAGTTTTAGATGTTATGATGCCTGATATAGATGGATTTGATGTATGTAAACACATCAGAGAGTTTTCCTTTGTTCCAGTTATTTTTTTATCTGCAAAATCTGACGATGTTGATAAAATTCTTGCTCTTGGATTAGGTGCAGATGATTATGTAACTAAACCTTTTAGTCCTAAGGA harbors:
- a CDS encoding ABC transporter permease, whose translation is MSFISILKSELMKYKRSVLWKGVFFIPILSFAMLFADLYIRVDFLMSNDHIKQLAHIGVNGRLEALIYENHLSTFWFMLLSLSIVVVAVIVNYTEYNENTWKQMIARPVERRRIYMSKWIVVLIAAIILVVLNGVSVIFIKSFFGINGDCTLIFKYKILEICATLGVVSFQQFISCYMKNSLASAAIGFAGSIGAYMFAQSKILSYIIPYANVILAMPLEGNRDAQAAAFFGIVSGVLWLVIGIIEFNKRDIK
- a CDS encoding ABC transporter ATP-binding protein — encoded protein: MSEKIIETVNLTKKFKDFKAVNGINLTVKKGRVYGFLGPNGAGKSTTIRMLLGLIKPTKGQVKIFGMDLRKNRIDILKKVGSMVEAPSYYGNLTAYENLQVTAELLELDHKYIDEVLEVVKLTEWKNRQVSKFSLGMKQRLGIAQALISKPELLILDEPTNGLDPSGIHEIRGLIKKLPKIYDMTVIISSHNLSEIELIADDIGIINRGNILFQGTLEELHAKSKGELCIGSKNLQETINTLNNYGCKFKLKDKDIFLQPEGREADDILKQLILDDNKIFKFVEVQKSLEEIFLDLTEGGEIK